The Sulfurimonas aquatica genomic sequence TTATATAAAGATTCTAGGTTGTTTAAAGATGCGGTGTAACTCTTCACCCATCTCTGGGGATTCTTCCTGTAGAAACCCTCTGCCACATGATAATAACTCTCTTGATAAGCTATTGCCTTATACATTCTGTTATGCTCACCATGTGCAAACCCAACACTATTAAATTTAGAGAGATATTTTCGAATCCACTTTTCATTTTTTAGGCTTACTACAAACCTAGCGAACTCTATCTGTTTTTGCTTATCTTTATATCTTAACTCATACTCAGTAATGAGTGTGGCATAGAGTCTTCCCCATCTGTTTTCATCAAAGGGTTTGCCTTGATTTTCTTTTATGAGCTTTTGAGTAGCGATTATAACAGCTTCATGCTCTTCTCTTTGAGTTGACAGCTCTTTTATGGCATCTTCAAACTCTCTATGGAAGAAGTACATGAGCTCTTTAGCATCTTGAGTTTTTGAGCTAAGGAATGGTTTGAGTTGGGTATGGAGCCTGCTCCAGTGAACCATTGGAAGCTCTTTTGTAGGGTTTTCATGCCAAGTCTCTGGTGCCATCATCTCCACAAAGATTTCATCACTAGAGATAAGTGCTAAAAGTTCAGCTTCGCTCAAACCATCTCTTGAGGCATATATGTATCCAAGTACTTTGTGTACAAACTTTTCATTGTGATGGTAAGTTTGACTTAGGTTAGATATAAACTCTTGAATGATTCCTGTCTGACCTAGTTTCAAGTCTTGTTCCACTCCATCTTCTTTAGGAGTGTCTCCTTGCATAAAGTCACTGCTCTTCCAGTTCTTTATCTCTTGAGAGGCTATGCTTACATAAAGGGGTGAAGGAGATGACTTAAACTGTTGTAGAAAATACTCTTCTTGATCTTCTTGGAGAGTTCTATCATCTTCTTTGAGTAAGGCTTTTAGAAGCTCGCTTGGTTGATTAAACTCTGGTATCAGATGGAGTAAACTTATTCTACTTCTAAGAGCTTTTAGGTACTTGGAATCTTGCTTATAGTTGTCATCCTCCAAGGCCGATAAAACTATTTTTACATTTTTGGGTAAGTTGTTTGGTAACCATAGAAACTGATCGTCATTTTGCAGTTGGTCTAGTGCATCTATGAAGATCACCACCTCTTCTTTTATATTTCTAATCTCCGAGTATATTCTCTGGCTGAAGTCCTCGAAAGACTCTGTATCTTCATTACTTCCTAAAGAAAGAGTCTCTTCTTCTTCAGTCTGCTTTTCTTTTTCACTTCTGACATCTATGCTGAGTTCTTCAAATATACTAGTTAGTATCTCTTTAGATGAAGAGGAGTTCGGAGTGGCGCTTACGAACCTATAAAGTACTTTTGATTTTGCTAAAGTTTGAGCCTCTTCTATAGCCTTGGACATAAGAGCTGATTTTCCTCTTCCTGATTTTCCATAAATTACCAAAGCTTGTTCTTCATCGCTTTGAAGATAAGAAGCTATGCTTTTTCTCATTTGTTCTTGCGAGAGGAAGTTTTTGCGTTTATTTATCGCGAAGTAGTTTTGGGCTTGAAGCTCTATCTCCAACGGTGTAAGTTTTAACTCTTTTTCTCTTTGTGTCTGAGAGTCTACTTGTGACTCTAAAAACTCTATCATCCTTACTTCAAATTTTTCTAGGTATGTCTCATCTAGTCTATCTTTATCTATTTGTTTAGTATGAGCTTTTAGTATGTTTTCACTTTGGAGAACTTCTTTTACTTCTTTTTTAAACGCTTGAGCTTTATCATATGCTGGACCTATAAACTTCTCTTCTACCTGTGTATCTTTATCTACGTATCTTTGAAATGAAAAAACATGCTGAGAGTCTACTTCATTCAAAGCTGTGTTTTGATTTAGAAGTTGACTTTGGTATCTCGCATGAGACTTATAAGGAAGAATCCCCTCTTCTACTTCTGCTTCGGTTGCAGAAAGAAAATACTTTCTTTTTTTATCTTCATTTAGGTTTGAGCTATCTACTGTCGCTTGAAGGATATCTCTTAGTCTAGTTTCTATACTCGACCATCTCTCAAAGTCTTCATACTCATCTTTTCTTTCTTTGAGTATGTAAGAAACTGGCAATTGGTTTAGGTCAAGTTTATACCACTCTTTTAGTAAGTTTAACTCTGTACTATCTCTTACTAATGAGAGTAAGTCTTCAAACTCTTTTGTTTCTATCGCATAAGGTAAGGGAATCCATCCATATCTATCACCTATCATGATAAGGAAGTTTGGATGCATATGGGTTTTACATGCTCTTACTTCGCTTAGACATAACTCTAGAGTCTTTTGGTCAAGTTGGGCTTCGTTACTTACTCCCCACCTCAGGTCTATGGGTTGAAAGGTATAGCCTTGTTTAGAAGCATACTCTTTTATATGAGGAAAGACTTTTGTTTGTAAGACCTCGCGTTCTCTTCTGAAGTCGTTGAATGTTGAACTTATGAAGAGTCTAAAAGTTTTATTGTTTGTCAAATTTTTTACCTTAATATTGTTATTTTATTATTTGAGATTGAGTTTGAAAAAATGAAAACTATCAGTAGCACTCTAAAACAAGAGTGGCGGAGGCTTCTGATGAGCTTTCAACAACAAGTCTATACTCATCCCATTCATTGATGATAAACTCCCAGTATGCAGAGCCAAAGTAATTATTATCTTCAATGATTTCTCTTTTATCATCAACAATACGATCAAGTTCTACAGACTGAGTATATACAGTGTCATAGACTCTTAGAGAACATGCATCGTCTATATAATCATCCCAGTAAGTTAGACCATCTCTCAAGAATACTTCTCTTGAACCTTCACTATATGTATAAGGACACTCATAACTGCCATCTCGAGAGTCACATTCTGAGTACTCATCAGATCCACATCCTGATAAAAACATAACTATAGATAATAGTGTCGCATTTATGAGATGTCTCATTATATTTTTACTTTAATATTTTCACTCAGCCAAGAACCATCAAGCATCTCGGACTCTTCTAACTTAGTAGCAAGTTTTACAATGTTTTCCCAGTTGTTATCAATAGTTACTCTACACAACTCTTTAATCTCTTCTTGCCATCTTAAAACCGTCTCATCTATCTTTTGTTTTGTAGACTCACTTAGATCACCCTCATAGTTTATGAGTCCAAGTTTTTCATCCATACCAAGCTCAAGTACCGCTCTTCTGATAGTTTTAGTTGCTTGTTCTATGTCTCCACTTGCACCAGCGGAGATACCATGTTCTATATCTTGATCATTTTTTACAAAGTATGCCTCTTCCGCTACCCGACCTGCATAAGCACTTGCTATCCTACCTATAAAGAACTTCTTGTCATATCTATGTACATCTTCAGGGTTATAAGAGACAAAACCACCAAAGTCCGCTCTGGAGATTATAGTCACTTGATTAATAGTTAGGGATGGATTTAGTGCAAGCGAAACTATCGCATGACCCGCTTCATGATAAGCCGTTAACATATTTTCGAACTTGGCGTCAGCTCTAGTCTCGTTTACCGCACCGTATCTCACTTCATTTACAACCTCTATGAGCATTTCTAAGTCAATTAGTATGCTACTATCTTCTTTTTCTTCTCTTATGATCTCTATGTTGTATCTCGCTTTTTTAAAGACCTGCTCTAGGTCTGCCCCGCTCATTCCAAGTGTATACTTCAAAAACTTTTCTACATCTATATCTTTTGAAAAGCTATCATCGTTTTCAAACATGTAAGCTATAAACGCAGCACGAGCATCTTTATCTAGAGGGCCTATCTCTATGTGTTCTTCTATTCTTCCACCCCTGATGATTGCCGGGTCTATAGTGTCTTTTCTATTTGTAGCGGCAATGATAAAGACAGGCTTATACTCATCTTTACTAAAGCCATCTAGCTCTTCAAGAAGAGTGTTTATATTTTTGTTATTCTCTTGTGCGTTTTCTGAGTTACTGCGTGTACCAATGGCATCTATCTCATCTATAAACAGGACAGATGGAGCAAAGTCTCTTGCCTTTTGAAAGATCTCTTTTATCTTCTTTATCCCTGTTCCTACATACTGATCTGTAGTCATATCCTTTCCCGAAGCAACGATGATAGGACACTCTACTTGGGCCGCAAACGCTCTTGCTATTTTTGTCTTACCTGTACCTGGAGGTCCATAAAGCAGTATTCCTTTTGGAATGTTTTTAAGCACTTCGCTAGCTTCTGGATTGTTTTGACGTCTAAGGTCTTGAAACTTTTGGATTTTGCTAGATATACGAACAAGCATTTTTTTAGCATTGTCATGGCCAAATATATTGGCGTTTGGTTCGCCTTCTATTTTTCCAGAAGGTATATCAAGCTCTACTTTTACGTCTCCATCAAAGTCTTGTATATTTTTTACTTTTTGAATATCTGGTTTCGTTAGTATATACTTTATTGTATCTCCAACTATTTCAAAACTTGGAACTATAAAGAGAGTCTCTTTTTTATCTATAAGCTCTTGAAATCTTGCATCGTTAAACTCTAGTTTATTTATGTCTTCTATAAAGTTCTGATCAAGCAGCTCTTGTAATTCTGAACTTACTTCAATGCTTATCTTATTATATTTTGAGATATCGATGCTATTGTGTTGTATATAGTCACGAAGAGAATCAAAAAGGTCATCACCAATTTTACCTTTAATCCTTCTTGGATCAAAAAATGGTAGGTAGGTTAAAAGAGAGGCTATTATCGCTTCATTTTTACACTCTAAAGAGATACCAAACTTGTTTTTTATAACGCCAAAGTATCTCTCTATCTCTTGTTTAGACATATTAAAATACGCTTTCATTCCCACTTTGTTAAAAAGGACTATTTTAGAAGCGCTCAACCTTGAAGTAAGTGGTGGTGTTATAGCCAAGATATCTTTGTTGTACTCACTTTTTTCTTTTGCTATAGATTCTAAGAGTAGTGTTTCTGTCTCTTTTTGATTTCGTATCATACTTGTGTAATCGCTTCTGTCATATATATTTTTACCAAGGTTAGACGTAAAAATCAAAATACAATCATTTGCTTTTACGATGGAGTTGTCATACTTATCCTCTATGTAACCACGATCTAACAATCTAAAAAGGTTTCTTTGCTGTTTTTGGTGACACTTTTCTATCTCATCAAAGATTATTAATGACTTTGGATTCTCTTCTATGTACTTTGTCAAATCACCTTTACCTGCACCCTGCCAAGATTGAGCTAAGCCAGTAAGGTTTGAGGAGTCATCAGAATACATAGTCATGT encodes the following:
- a CDS encoding AAA family ATPase; its protein translation is MKNLLLYAKYFAIQEKKETITEEHLKQAFVDSHVDDQDMRKTIEELLATKGGTNTQSYIDTKYIEEASSHGKMKFSDSLKKFITSMKEKGYSTKETKIETRDSREGVPVIIETTEELYDHHAKQLISLGSIKEKLNSIIFDQEIAIEAVKDTVSRAIFEEREDAVKAILFFVGPPATGKTFLSEETGKILEEFGYKTKVFNMTMYSDDSSNLTGLAQSWQGAGKGDLTKYIEENPKSLIIFDEIEKCHQKQQRNLFRLLDRGYIEDKYDNSIVKANDCILIFTSNLGKNIYDRSDYTSMIRNQKETETLLLESIAKEKSEYNKDILAITPPLTSRLSASKIVLFNKVGMKAYFNMSKQEIERYFGVIKNKFGISLECKNEAIIASLLTYLPFFDPRRIKGKIGDDLFDSLRDYIQHNSIDISKYNKISIEVSSELQELLDQNFIEDINKLEFNDARFQELIDKKETLFIVPSFEIVGDTIKYILTKPDIQKVKNIQDFDGDVKVELDIPSGKIEGEPNANIFGHDNAKKMLVRISSKIQKFQDLRRQNNPEASEVLKNIPKGILLYGPPGTGKTKIARAFAAQVECPIIVASGKDMTTDQYVGTGIKKIKEIFQKARDFAPSVLFIDEIDAIGTRSNSENAQENNKNINTLLEELDGFSKDEYKPVFIIAATNRKDTIDPAIIRGGRIEEHIEIGPLDKDARAAFIAYMFENDDSFSKDIDVEKFLKYTLGMSGADLEQVFKKARYNIEIIREEKEDSSILIDLEMLIEVVNEVRYGAVNETRADAKFENMLTAYHEAGHAIVSLALNPSLTINQVTIISRADFGGFVSYNPEDVHRYDKKFFIGRIASAYAGRVAEEAYFVKNDQDIEHGISAGASGDIEQATKTIRRAVLELGMDEKLGLINYEGDLSESTKQKIDETVLRWQEEIKELCRVTIDNNWENIVKLATKLEESEMLDGSWLSENIKVKI
- a CDS encoding tetratricopeptide repeat protein, with translation MTNNKTFRLFISSTFNDFRREREVLQTKVFPHIKEYASKQGYTFQPIDLRWGVSNEAQLDQKTLELCLSEVRACKTHMHPNFLIMIGDRYGWIPLPYAIETKEFEDLLSLVRDSTELNLLKEWYKLDLNQLPVSYILKERKDEYEDFERWSSIETRLRDILQATVDSSNLNEDKKRKYFLSATEAEVEEGILPYKSHARYQSQLLNQNTALNEVDSQHVFSFQRYVDKDTQVEEKFIGPAYDKAQAFKKEVKEVLQSENILKAHTKQIDKDRLDETYLEKFEVRMIEFLESQVDSQTQREKELKLTPLEIELQAQNYFAINKRKNFLSQEQMRKSIASYLQSDEEQALVIYGKSGRGKSALMSKAIEEAQTLAKSKVLYRFVSATPNSSSSKEILTSIFEELSIDVRSEKEKQTEEEETLSLGSNEDTESFEDFSQRIYSEIRNIKEEVVIFIDALDQLQNDDQFLWLPNNLPKNVKIVLSALEDDNYKQDSKYLKALRSRISLLHLIPEFNQPSELLKALLKEDDRTLQEDQEEYFLQQFKSSPSPLYVSIASQEIKNWKSSDFMQGDTPKEDGVEQDLKLGQTGIIQEFISNLSQTYHHNEKFVHKVLGYIYASRDGLSEAELLALISSDEIFVEMMAPETWHENPTKELPMVHWSRLHTQLKPFLSSKTQDAKELMYFFHREFEDAIKELSTQREEHEAVIIATQKLIKENQGKPFDENRWGRLYATLITEYELRYKDKQKQIEFARFVVSLKNEKWIRKYLSKFNSVGFAHGEHNRMYKAIAYQESYYHVAEGFYRKNPQRWVKSYTASLNNLESLYKKQNRISEAIALGEQSLKIREKLYEENPQRWAEYYTASLNNLGSSYKKQNRISEAIVLEEQSLKILEKLYEENPQRWAEFYTTSLTSLATSYSNQNRLNEAIVLQEKSLKILEKLYEENPQRWAEYYTASLNNLGSLYKKQHRINEAIVLEEQSLKIREKLYEENPQRWAEFYTTSLKHLAFSYKNQNCLNKAITLLEQSLEILEKLYEENPQRWAEDYTISLSGFASSKSKNKEFLAASELFEIYFEVLDFKSQDDITWFIYDFVKWYQCEIYLKNQEKLDKLNLLAIKLIELYREKLGIEYSSVIDELHDAYSSLKDSEENFDREKYGIFVKIFLEDNR